From Mus musculus strain C57BL/6J chromosome 17, GRCm38.p6 C57BL/6J, the proteins below share one genomic window:
- the 2310039H08Rik gene encoding uncharacterized protein C6orf226 homolog encodes MSWWQDMDQRGGVSSPSGALASAEPAPASVTLAELLHLVQKGQEVPGLEKRHITATHGEPTASLLPRRPKPWEDAGSAASPCTIALDTRTQPPTIEERSRGSPAAQLDGGPRVS; translated from the coding sequence ATGAGCTGGTGGCAGGACATGGACCAGCGTGGCGGTGTCTCCAGTCCGAGCGGTGCACTGGCGTCTGCCGAGCCAGCTCCTGCCTCGGTGACCCTGGCGGAGCTCCTGCACCTGGTACAGAAGGGCCAGGAGGTCCCGGGCCTGGAGAAACGCCACATCACTGCGACCCACGGTGAACCCACCGCGTCTCTGCTCCCTCGGAGGCCCAAGCCCTGGGAAGATGCGGGCTCGGCCGCCTCACCCTGCACCATCGCCCTAGACACGAGGACGCAGCCTCCGACCATCGAGGAGCGATCCCGGGGCAGTCCAGCCGCCCAACTCGACGGAGGCCCAAGGGTTTCCTGA